From a region of the Lactuca sativa cultivar Salinas chromosome 4, Lsat_Salinas_v11, whole genome shotgun sequence genome:
- the LOC111890302 gene encoding CRAL-TRIO domain-containing protein C23B6.04c, whose amino-acid sequence MSMFRRRGSQRQQQEQEHHELHPESKINELKAALGPLSGCSLLYCTDACLKRYLEARNWNVEKAKKMLEETLAWRSTYKPEEIRWNEIAKEGETGKVFKANFHDRFGRTVLIMRPGRQNTTSMDNQIKHLVYLIENAILYLPEGQEEMVWLIDFTGWSLRTNVSIKTARETINILQNHYPQRLAVAFLYSPPRLFEAFWKVVKYFLDPKTFHKVKFVYLKNKESVALMESCFDVDNLPTEFGGKATMKYDHEEFSRLMIQDDVKTAKFWGLDKITLVETNGHATPALVA is encoded by the exons ATGTCCATGTTTAGGCGTCGTGGATCACAACGACaacaacaagaacaagaacatCATGAGCTTCATCCTGAGTCTAAG ATCAATGAGCTTAAAGCAGCACTTGGTCCTCTTTCTGGGTGTAGTTTATTATATTGTACTGATGCATGCTTGAAAAGATATCTTGAAGCACGAAATTGGAATGTAGAGAAAGCGAAAAAGATGTTGGAAGAGACCCTTGCGTGGAGATCTACCTATAAGCCTGAAGAAATCCGTTGG aaTGAGATCGCTAAAGAGGGTGAAACCGGGAAAGTATTCAAAGCAAATTTCCATGACCGTTTTGGAAGAACCGTTCTAATAATGAGACCAGGACGACAG AACACAACATCAATGGACAACCAAATCAAACATCTAGTGTACTTGATAGAAAACGCAATCCTTTATCTTCCAGAAGGCCAAGAAGAAATGGTATGGCTCATAGATTTCACCGGATGGTCTCTTAGGACCAATGTCTCAATTAAAACCGCACGCGAAACCATCAACATTTTACAAAATCATTACCCTCAAAGGCTAGCCGTTGCCTTTCTCTATAGCCCACCACGCCTTTTTGAAGCATTTTGGAAG GTTGTTAAGTACTTCTTGGATCCAAAAACATTCCACAAGGTGAAATTTGTGTACTTGAAGAATAAAGAGAGTGTGGCGCTAATGGAATCTTGTTTTGATGTGGATAATCTTCCGACTGAATTTGGTGGAAAGGCGACTATGAAATATGATCATGAAGAATTCTCAAGATTGATGATCCAAGATGACGTTAAAACCGCTAAATTTTGGGGTTTGGACAAAATTACCCTTGTGGAAACTAATGGGCATGCTACTCCAGCATTGGTTGCATAA